The nucleotide window ggAAAGGTGAAAGGGAAGAGAACGGGGAatagggaggggaagggggaaggcgAAGGGGGGAAGGCGAAGGGGGGAAAGCGAAGGGGGGAAAGCGAAGGGGGGAAGGCGAAGGGGGGAAGCGAAGGGGGGAGGCGAAGGGGGAGGCGAAGGGGGGAAGGCGAAGGGGGGAAGGCGAAGGGGGAAGGGGTgttgaaatgtaaaaaaaaagggaaaaagggggaaggaaaaaaggggaaaggtgaggttgaaaagaaaaggggaaaggaaaggggaagaggagaagcgACAGTGGaacaggaaggagaaagggatgaaggggggggaaggggggggacaaGGCATGGAGcagaacaggagggaaaaggggtCACTCGGGAGCAGGAGCGGTGAATACCGGGAAAAGGGGGAGAATGGGGAAggtggagagagggggaaggaaaggggaagggggagaagtgGGGAATGGCGGGGAAGGGAAGGCGGAAAGAACGGACAGGGGACGGGGCGAGAaagggggcactgggggggaataaggggaaaaaagggggacagggacgagaggggaaagggggatgGGAGACCAAGACAAGGGAAACGGGGGACAAGATACAGGGGGAAGAATggggaagaatggggaaagaaagacgggacacggggcagggaggggaaaacagGGGACAGGAGAAAGGAgaccaaggggggaaaaaaggggaaagggggaaaggaagaagagggagggaaaggggaatggGGGCACAGGGACAACGGGAGAAAGaacggggggggaaaggggatgggagTGAAGGGAAGAACAGGGcgggaggggaaaggcagaaacAGGGAATGGGGGAAGGAAAGGTGGCGAGAGAacgggggaaggaagaagaaaatggggGACGGGGGAGGAAGAacggaaaaggaggaaaagggagacagGAGACAGGAGGGACGGGGGAAAAGGCAAAGGGGacggggaagaaaggggaaaggggggacaGGAGACGGGGGTAAAGAATagcgggatgggacgggatgggatggacgggacaggatgggatgggatgggacggggggaagggacgggatgggatggggggaaggggaggagaacaAGGGGTGCAGGGGAGAAAGGTGGGGAAGGgagtgggaaaagggaggagacGGGGGATGAAAAGGGGGACGGGGGTGACGAAAGGGGGAAGGGGGCTCGGGGAAGAAACGGGAACCAGCGGGCAAGGGACAAGAGGAGAAAGACGGGGAACGGGACGAACGGGGAAACGGGGCACgggggaaagaaaggcagaaaggggaAACGGGACCGGGGAGAAAGAAAGGCCGGGGAGGAAGAACGGGGAAAGGCGGTACCGGGGGGAAcgaaaagagaaaagaggggaCAGAGGACACgggggaaaaggcagaaaaggtggATGGGgccctggggggacacggggggaacAAGGGGCAAAGCGGGGACatgggaaggggggaaagggaaagggagaaaggggacAAGgcggagggaaagagagaaaagagggacaagagaggaagggaagggagaggggggaccAGGtacggggctggcgggggggggggggacagggcgaaggaaagggggaagagagaacggagggaagaagggagaaagggggaacAGGGGACGGACGGGGAGAGTGGGGAAAGAGGAAACGGGGAAcaggggacggggagggaagaaaggggaaatgtGGGACGGGGGAAGaactgggaaagaaggaaaagggagaacagGCAACGGAGGGGGAGAATGgcgaaaggaggaaaggaggaacgGTGGATGTGGGAAAAGAACAGGGAAAGGAGAACAGGAGGGACAGGGGACGGAGGGGAAAGcgtgggaaaagaaggaagggggaacaTGGAACAAGGGGGAGAGGAACAGGACcgggtggggagaaaaggggagatgtggggcagggaggggaggaatgggggaaggaggaaagggggaacagAGGacggggaaaagaaaggggaaatgcGGATTGGGGGAAGAacggggagagagggaaggagggaacaggggatgggggaaggaggaaagaaggaaccggggaaggagaggaaagacggggaaggaggggaaagacggggaaggaggggaaagacgGGGAAGACCTCTGAACCCCCCCGAAACTCCCCACCTcgtccctgccctccctcaaCGTGGCTCCCGAGGGCCAAGAGAAACCACCTGGATGAGAAAAACCAGGGTCGGGCAACCGGGTAAATCCTCCGGCCGGCTGGGTCCTCTGCGCcgcctgcaaagaaaaaaagaggacaaaaaagggaaaaaaaaaaaaaaaaaaaagaaaagaaaaacccgcTGGAACACGCAGAGGCGCGGGTGAGGGTGACGGGTGAGGGTCACGGCAGACccgccccgcagcctccccccgcctcaGCGGCCTGGtcacccgccccgcgccgggcccgggatcgcggggggctgccgggggctgggggaggcgcggggggcaccggggggggtcGGGAGGAGgcgcggggacaccgggggggggtctggggcaccgggggacaccggggggggctctggaggaggcgcggggggcaccggggcgggggctggaggaggtgtggGGGCACCGGGGGGTACCGGGGGAGGTCGGGAGGAGGCGTGGGGGCaccgggggacggcggggggggtcTGGAAGAGgcgcggggacaccgggggggcgTCTGGGGcaccgggggacaccgggggggctCTGGAGGAGGTGCGGGGCCACCGGGGGGCACCGAGGGGGGTCTGGGGcaccgggggacaccgggggggggctggaggaggtgtggggacactgggggcaaccggggggggggtctggaggaggcacgggggggcaccggggggggctgaggaggcgtggggacaccgggggggtcGGGAGGAGGCGTGGGGGCaccgggggacggcggggggggtaCCTGGAAGAGgcgcggggacaccgggggggcgTCTGGGGCACCGGGGAACACCGGGGGGGCTCTGGAGGAGGTGCGGGGGCACCGTGGACActggggggggctctggaggAGGCATAGGGGcaccgggggacaccggggggagTCGGGAGGAGGcacgggggacaccgggggggggctggaggaggcgtggggacaccgggggggtctggaggaggcgtggggacaccggggggaggTCGGGAGGAGCCGGGGGGTACCGGGGGGAGGTCGGGAGGAGGCGTGGGGACACCGGGAGGTACCGGGGGGGTCTGGAGGAGGcgtgggggacaccggggggaggTCGGGAGGAGGcgtgggggacaccggggggaggTCGGGAGGAGgcgcggggggcaccgggggtcGCCGGGGGggcgctgccgggggtggggaggaggcgcGCGGCCGGCCGTGCCGCCGTCCCTGCCGCGCTGCCGTTAAAGCGCGGCGCCGCCCTCCCACGTTGTCGTAAAAAGCGTCGCGCCGTCGTAAAGCGCGAaagggaagatggcggcggcggtgACGGTGCGGGCGGCCGCGGCCGAGCCCTGGGCCGGGATCGGGCCCGCGGGGGGGCAGGAGTGGGGCCGGGAGCCCGTCAGCACCGGCgtgagtggggcgggggggagatgtggggctgaggggggcagttgtggggctgggggaccggttatggggctcgggggggggggctatggggcagagaTACCGCTATGGGGCAGAGATACCCCCttgtggggttggggagggggagttatggggctggggggcagttgtggggctgggggggccccaTGGGGGACTGGGGGGCgcggttgtggggctggggaagggaattgtggggctgggggggtcacTATGGGACAGGAGGGGGGTGGCTATGGGTCagtctgtggggcagaggggtcgCTATGGGCCGggggggcgctatggggcagtctgtggggcggggggttcactatggggcaggaggagggtggctatggggcagaggggtcactatggggcaggaggggagtggCTATGGGGCAGTCTGTGGGGCAGAAGGATCGCTATGGGCCGGggggggcgctatggggcagtcTGTGGGGCAGAAGGATCGCtatgggccgggggggggcgctatggggcagtctgtggggcagagggatcgctatgggccgggggggggcactaTGGGGCagtctgtggggcagagggatcgctatgggccggggggggggcgctatggggcagtctgtggggcagagggatcGCTATGGGCCGGggggggcgctatggggcagtctgtggggcagagccccccaagctcccccccgccccccagaccACCATCATGGCCGTGGAGTTCGACGGGGGCGTCGTCATCGGGGCCGACTCCCGCACCACCACCGGGTGAGGTCACTGTGACGTCACCGTGATGTCAccggggggggctgagggggtcccagccctggggggtgTCACCGTGTCACTCGTGTGGGCGTTGTGCTGTCACTGCGATGATGTCACCGTGGGGGCAGCCCCAGAGGCCACCCATTGTCCCCGGCCCCGCTGATGTCACCGTGTCCCCGTCGTGTTACCTGTGATGTCACCCATGATGTCACCGTAACGGCGTgatcccagctgtccccagcccctcccttGTCCCCTGTGATGTCACCCACGTCCCCCATCGTGTTCCCCGTGACATCACCACGACATCACTCGTGTCACCCATGACGTCAccgtgacggggggggggggtcccgggtgtccccagcccctcccttGTCACCTGCGCCGTCACTCCCACGTGGGCGGCTCCtttcggggggaggggggtgtgtggcCTCTGCCGTGACATCACGGTGACATCACGGGGCAGGTCGTACGTGGCCAATCGGGTGACGGACAAGCTGACCCCCGTCCATGACCTCATCTTCTGCTGCCGCTCGGGCTCTGCCGCCGACACCCAGGCGGTGGCCGACGCCGTGGCCTATCAGCTGGGCTTCCACAggtggggcggggccgggcggggcagGGTGTGGTCACGGGCGGGGCACGGGGCAGGgtgtggccgggggggggggggtggtcagaGCGAGGGCGGAGCAGGGCAGGGCGTGGGGGcatgccggggagggggggggagggcgtgGTCGGGGGGGGCGTGGGTGGGGCAGGGTGTGGCCCAATGCTGGGGAGGGCGTGGCCAAGGTGTGGTGGGTGGGCGTGGCCAGGGCGCGGCTGACCCCGCCCATGCCCCGCCCGCAGCGTGGAGCTGGCGGAGCCGCCCCGCGTGGGCACGGCCGCCCGCctcttccagcagagctgctaccGCTACCGCGAGGAGCTCAGCGCCGGCGTCATCGTGGCCGGCTGGGACCCACGGCgcggggggcaggtgggggggctctgccccacggcggggctctctgccccacggcgtccCTCCTTCTGTGCTGTAATACCTCTCGCCGCCGTTCAGCGTCTGCTTTTCCCACCTAAGACGTCATCCTTTGCCCCATAGCGGGGCTTCTGCCCCATAgcaccctcctctgccccacagcgggttcccctctgccccatagcggggCTCTCTGCCCCATAGCATCGCTCTTTCTACCCCCTAACACATCTCATTACGCTTCAACATCCATTTCTCTATACTGGCATTTCATCCTCTGCCCCATAGTGCTTTTCTCTGCCCCATAGCAGGGCTTTCTGCCCCATAGCGTTTCCTTTTCTATTCTATACCCCGTGTCTTTGCCAACAGCATCTTTTTCCATCTCTTATTATCCccttctctgccccacagcacccttctctgccccacagcaccttctctgccccatagccaccccacagccgccccccgtccccccccgggtGTATGTGGTGCTCATGGGGGGATGCTCCTGCGCCAGCCCTtcacggtggggggggggctcgggcatctccctccctgccccataccccccttccacccccccacccccccgccccatagctgccccatagctgccccatagccccccaggTGTACGTGGTGCCCATAGGGTGTCCGCCTGCTTCCCcgtagccccccccccccctttcctcctccccacctgtACCTGGTACccatggggaggggggcggggggggggtcgccgccccatggctgccccacggCGCTCTGTGCCCCCCAGGTGTACGTGGTGCCCATGGGGGGGATGCTCCTGCGCCAGCCCTTCGCGGTGGGGGGCTCCGGCAGCTCCTACATCTACGGCTTCCTGGACGCCACCTTCCGGCCCGGCATGAgccgggagcagggcagggacttCGTCGCCcgaggtggggccggggggggggcacggagggggtctgggggggggggcgtctggggggggggatgccatGGCAGGGTACAGATGGGGCCTtgcactgggcggggggggggactcGGGGGGCAACAGGGGGGCACAGAGGgctttgggggggtggggggggcacggccAGCACAGAGGGCGTTCGGGGGGCACGCGGCGGGGGGGCCTGGGGCAGTTtaggggggggacacaggggcaccTACGGGGGTAACGTGGGGGTGTTTGGAGCGGGGGGGGTCCCTGACCCACGTCTGCCCCCCAGGGCTGGCGCTGGCCATGGGGCGGGACGGCTCCAGCGGGGGGGTGATCCGCCTGGCCACCATCACCGCCGACGGCGTggagcgggagctgctggccGGGGACCAGCTGCCGGGGGGGGACGGCGGCCCCCCCATCTGAGGGGGCACCCCCAAAcctgagggggggcggggggggacacacccagACGACGGGGGGGGGCCCCATCCCCAAACctgggtgtgtgtccccccccccaaggtgggggtcccggggggggggggggggggcaataaaTGGCTCCATCAACT belongs to Chroicocephalus ridibundus unplaced genomic scaffold, bChrRid1.1 SCAFFOLD_81, whole genome shotgun sequence and includes:
- the LOC134509459 gene encoding proteasome subunit beta type-6-like, translated to MAAAVTVRAAAAEPWAGIGPAGGQEWGREPVSTGTTIMAVEFDGGVVIGADSRTTTGSYVANRVTDKLTPVHDLIFCCRSGSAADTQAVADAVAYQLGFHSVELAEPPRVGTAARLFQQSCYRYREELSAGVIVAGWDPRRGGQVYVVPMGGMLLRQPFAVGGSGSSYIYGFLDATFRPGMSREQGRDFVARGLALAMGRDGSSGGVIRLATITADGVERELLAGDQLPGGDGGPPI